CTGGTTCCTGAAGTCGCAACTGGGCGGCTGACCCCACCCCTGCAACGCAATTCATCGGGCCGCGGTGCTTCCACAGCATCGCGGCCCTTTGCTATGGAGCATCCATGACCAACGTCGACATCATCGAAAACGCCGACCATTCCGTCATCGCCGACTGGCTGGAAAACCGCCTCGCCGCGGCGCTGGCCGAAGGGGAGGGACCGGTAACCATCACCGTGCCGGGCGGATCGACCCCGTTCCCGGTGATGGAATTGCTGGCGAAACGCGATCTCGACTGGAGCAGGATCGTGATCTGGCCGGGCGATGACCGCGTGGTCGACCCATCGCACGAGGCCAGCAACGAAGGCCGCATCCGCGCGATTTTCGAGCCTGTCGGCGCGGAAGTGACCGCGTTGACGGTGATGGAGCAGATCCCGCCGTTTGCGCTCGCCTGGCTCGGCATGGGCGCCGACGGGCACATCGCCTCGCTGTTCCCGAACACCGATCCGCAGGCCGACGATCCGCGCGCCATTGTGCGCCTGACGCCCGATCCGCTGCCGCCCGAAGCCCCGTTCGACCGCATCAGCCTGACGATGCCGAGCATTCTCGGCGCCGGCGAACTGCTGTTTACCCTGGGCGGGAGTGCCGACAAGCGCGCGGTGTTCGACGCGGCCGTCGCAGGCGAGAACGACCTGCCCATCGCGCGGCTGCTGGCTGCGGCGAGGCAGAAGGTGACATGCTTCGCCTGATCATCGGGCTGGTCCCGCGCCCGCTCCACCGC
This sequence is a window from Alteriqipengyuania flavescens. Protein-coding genes within it:
- a CDS encoding 6-phosphogluconolactonase — translated: MTNVDIIENADHSVIADWLENRLAAALAEGEGPVTITVPGGSTPFPVMELLAKRDLDWSRIVIWPGDDRVVDPSHEASNEGRIRAIFEPVGAEVTALTVMEQIPPFALAWLGMGADGHIASLFPNTDPQADDPRAIVRLTPDPLPPEAPFDRISLTMPSILGAGELLFTLGGSADKRAVFDAAVAGENDLPIARLLAAARQKVTCFA